Genomic DNA from Gimesia aquarii:
TCACCACGTCGACCGGGATTCCCTCGTAAATGGACATGTGAAGTGATCGGCTTGTCCTTGTCATAAACCACCATCGCTCGTGGAGGTGCGCCCGGGGATGTTACATCCAATGTCTGAATATTCTTCTGAAATTGCCGAACTTTATTTCTTTGAGCCCGATTAAATCCTGCCTGAACAAGATTGTCACTCACTGCAGTCGGTGATTCTGGGTGATATAAAATTTGACGAATTTCTTCTGCATCTTTGTCAGCAAGTTTATCAGGTAATTTCGCTTTCGCCTTTTTGGCTGTCTCAAGCGTATTGAGCCACTGCTGTTCCACTTCTTTAAAAACGTTACCATAAATTCGACATACATCATAAATTGATTGTGGTGGGTTGTTTTTCAATGCATGTACAATCAAACGGTTGAATCTTTTTTCTGGCAGCGTTTCCCCTTCTTGACTAGCTAATTTTTGGATGACTTCAGAGGCACCGACTGGATAATTTTCTTTTTTGACTGAAACGAATGCCATCCAAGGTGAAAAGACAGCGCGGTATGATTTTGCTTTGCGTTTCAGAAAAGCTTGCCAGAGAGCCACGTATCCTCGGTGAGGTGCCTCTTTCTCATATTGAGGCTTTTCATTCGCCAGTTTTTCTTTTTCTACAATTGCTTGTAACACATCTGCTACTGTCAAACGTGCCTTCGCTCTGAATTTTTCCGATTCTTCATGTATGAAATCATCTAATTTTTTCTGGCGTTTTGCTCGTTCCGCCTGATATTTTTTGTGTGCTTTTTCCGACTTCGGTTTTCCGATTAATGGTAAATCTTTTTCTTCCGGCTCATAGCTACTAAAGAAAACTCCATACAATGAATAATAATCCTTGATCGGAACAGGATCAAATTTGTGATCGTGACAGCGAGCACAGGAGGCAGTCAAACCCAATAAACCTCGGGAGACAAGATCAATGCGGTCATCGATGATATCGTGTATGTTCCCTCGATAACGACGACCCACGGTCAGGAAACCAAGTGCAGCCAGTGAACGATCATCTCCTTTGCGATCCAGCTGATCTGCCGCTAATTGTTCTTGAATGAAACGATCATAAGGGAGATCTTCATTGAAAGCGCGAATGACATAATCTCGATAAGTATAGGAATACGGGTAGCGACGCTCTGATGTAAAAACATAGCCCTTGGTATCTGCATAACGAGCAACATCCAGCCAATGTCTCCCCCAACGTTCTCCATAGCGTGGTGAGGCCAACAGGCGATCAACCAGCCTTTCATAAGCATCTGGAGATTGATCATTCACAAAAGCTTCTACTTCTTGAAAGGTAGGAGGTAAGCCTGTTAAATCAACCGATGCTCTTCGAATCAATTTCCTTCGATCAAGGCGCGGGGAAAGCGATAGACCTTTTTCTTCCAAACGTGAAATCACAAAAAGGTCTACCGGAGAAGAAACCCTTTCTTGGTTCTTCACTTTGGGTAATTCAGGGTTTCTCACAGGACGAAACGCCCAATGACTTTTGGACAATGTCGCAAAATCATAAGTCCCATTCGCAGGAACCGCTTTGGGATCTTTATCAGAAAATGGCCAAGGTGTTCCCATTTTGACCCAACGAGTCAAAGCGGCTATTTCACGAGAAGGCATTTTCCCATCAGGAGGCATCTGGCTGTCGTCATCATGATATTGGATCACCTGGATAATTCTACTTTTGAGTGGGTCTCCTGGAATCACGGCTTTACCGCTGTCACTGCCTTTCATCATCCAGGCATGGGAATCCAGTCGTAAGCTGGCTTCCTGCTTTTTAGGGCCATGACAAGCATAACAGCGTTTTACTAAAACAGGGCGAATTTCCTTTTCGAAAAACTCAATTTGATCAGCAGGAATTTTATTGGCTGCTTCGAGTAAAGACATCGCTGGAAATGCCAATAGCACAAAGATGATCAAGTGACAAACAGTTTTGACCACGTGAGATGACAACAAAGGATGAAACAGGATCAAAGGCCGCTTCATTTTCCAGTTCTTTCTCGGTTAGATGAAATTTGTGGAGGGACCAAGGGGTGGGAGAAGGTCTAACACTTCAATCAATTTTAAAATGACAAAACCTACATTGTTGTTATTTTACTCTACTATCGGCTCAAAAGGTAGTCAGTTTTTGCATTTAAGTCTTGTGGAGCATCGCTTTAGGACTTTTCAGACTCACATCGATACTTAAGAATGTTATGAAATTGAAACCCGCTCTACCCATAGAATTTACTCCTGGGAGTGCATTAAAGTTTCGCTATAGTTACTATCGGACTAAAAGTGACATGGTGCTTCGATATTGTCCCCATCAATTCAAGCAGAATCATTGAGGTAAGCATGACAGAAGATCAGATTTTATCAGAAGAACAGATACAAGAGTTTTTGAACACTCATTCCGAATGGGAACTCCGAGATGGTTGGATTAGACGAAAGTATTCAACTCCCGGTTGGGCTCATACGCTCATGCTGGTGAATACCATAGGTTATCTGGCAGAAGCAGGGTGGCATCATCCAGATTTAAGTGTTGGCTATGCTGCCGTAACCGTCAAACTACAAACACACCGAGTGAAAGCAATCACAACCAAAGACACGGAATTGGCGAAAAAAATTGAGGAAACAGTGACCTGGTTACCAGACGATGCAGCAGCCCTTGATGGTTTCCCCAAAAACTGGGTTCGCTAGTAGATAAACAGTTATAAGACTTCAAGAGAGACCAACTATGAAACAGGAACGCATCCTGTTTGTGACGGGCAAGCTGGCTGAATATTCATTGCGCGAAGTATTGGAAAAACTTGCCCCTCAGGTTGGTTTTGAATTTGAGGTCATTGTGTTGAATGTCCAGGTTGCTGCTTTGATGCACGTTCCTCTGGTCAAACGCAGACTAACAGTTCCTGACGGCATCAACTGGGTCATGCTGCCTGGTATGTGTAAAGGTGATCTTCAAGTTCTCATTGACCACTTTGGAATTCCGTTCAAAAGGGGCCCCAAGGACCACTTCGACCTGCCCGAATATTTTGGACAAGAGGGGAAGGCACCAAAAGATCTGTCTCAATACGATATCGAAATCTTAGCCGAAATCAATCATGCCCCACTGATGTCGAATGAAGAAATCCTGCAACAGGCAGAACATTACCGACAAAATGGAGCCGATCTGATCGATGTAGGTTGTATCCCCGGAGAAAGCACAAAACGCGCTGGAGAGATCGTACGGATGCTGGTTGATTCAGGATACCGCGTCTCCATCGACAGTTTTGATCGAGCAGAAGTAGAAGCGGCTGTTGGTAATGGAGCCGAACTCATCCTCAGTTGTAATCAAACTAATCTCGACTGGGTTTCAAAACTGGGAACTGAAGTCGTTGCCATCCCGAATCTTCCCAGTGATTTCGATTCTCTGTGTACCATCGTTGATCAATTGGTTCGATCTGACACTCCCTTTCGAATAGATCCAATTCTGGAACCAATTGGCTTTGGGTTCACAACATCCCTGGAACGTTACTACAGGGCAAGAAAAGAATTTCCTGATTTTGAAATCATGATGGGTATCGGAAATTTAACTGAACTGACAGAAGTAGACACGGCGGGAATCAATGTTCTACTTGCCGCTCTCTGTCAGGAACTTCAAATTCATAGCGTGCTTGCTACCGAAGTGATCAACTGGGCCTGCAGCGCCATCCGAGAATTTGACTACGCGAGACGACTCATCAAATATGCCATCGAAAACAAAAGCTTGCCGAAACACATTCATTACCAGCTTGTTATGTTGCGAGATGCCAAGCTTAACGAAAGAGGATCTGATGCATTAAGTAATCTTGCCCAAAATATCCGTGACCCGAATTACCGGATCTTTGCTGAGGAGAACCAACTACACGTCATGAATCGTGACGGATACTGGAAAGGAACTGACCCTTATGAACTATTTGATCAGTTTTTAGAGGCCAATCCTAAAGGGTTAGATGCTTCGCATGCGTTTTACCTGGGTTACGAAATGTGTAAAGCAGTAACTGCTTTAACATTGGGAAAGCAATATCAACAAGATCAGCCATTAAACTGGGGTTTTCTATCACAAGAGGAAGTCAGTGCCAATGAACGCAGACGAAAACAGGGCGAAGAGCCACAATGTGGACCTCGCTGATGATTCCTTAACCACCTGGCTCATGTTATACTGAGGCCTTCCATTGCGTCTCGCTCTAACGCGCACGCATCACGTTTTTCACTGTGAATCATGATAAAGTAATGTCGGGAAACATATCTCAGGATTTCTCTCATCAATCCCTGGAGCAGGGAGGGCAAGTCGCAAGCCAGCTTCCTCTCGTGGAAGAACTGACTCCGTATCCAGATGTAGAACAGATCTTTCTTGAATTTGCAGGTGATGACAGCCTCTTACTTTTGGAAAGTGCACGTCAAACCTCATCACAAGGACAGTTCTCCTATTTGATGTGTAACCCACTCACACGCATTCAAATCCAAAATACTCACTATTCCGCTGATCCTTTTGAATCGTTTCGAGACGTTTATACTCAAAATCTTGTGGAATCGATTCCTGGACTTCCACCGTTCCAAGGAGGCTTTGCAGGCTTACTTTCCTACGAGTTGGGACAAAGCTGGGAGAACTTCGCCCGTGCCTCCCACGATGAGTTTCAACTCCCGGACTTGGCTGTCGGTTTTTACGACTGGGTGATCGCCTGGGATCATAATCAGCATCGGGCATGGCTCATCGTCCAAGGTTTCGATCAAAGTCTGCAAACACAAGATCTTAATCTTGCTGCAGAACGGCTGAAGTCACTTAAAACAAGAATTGATACTTCCAACTTTAATCAACACGACCGATTGGCCGCACTCTCACAAAGTGCTTTTTTGCATGCAAATAAACTGCCTCTTAATCAACTTTCTCCTGTTTATCCTGTTGAACGGAACGAAGAGATACTGAGTAACTTCAGTAAAACACAATTCCTGAAACAGATCGAACAGATCATTGAATACATCTATGCTGGCGATATTTTTCAGGCAAATTTTTCGCAACGCCTGCTGAGCCGCAGCACAGGACATCCTGCTGAACTTTATCTGAATTTACGCTCAAAAAATGCGGCTCCGTTTGCAGGTTATTTTGGTTGGGATGACTGGGCCGTTGTCAGTGCTTCACCTGAAAGATTCCTGAATGTCTCACACCAAGAAGTGGAAACGCGCCCCATTAAAGGCACTCGTCGTAGAAAATTCATGCCGGAAGCAGATTTATTGACACGTGATGAACTACGTGAAAGCGAAAAAGATCATGCTGAGAATGTAATGATCGTTGACCTACTCCGCAATGATCTCTCTCGTGTCTGCAAACCAGGTTCCATTCACGTTCCACATCTCTGTGAAGTCGAAACGTACGAAACCGTACAACATCTTGTCTCAGAAGTGCGAGGACAACTCAAACCGGGTAAAACAGTCTGGGACTTACTGGCAGCTTCATTTCCCGGCGGTTCTATCACAGGCGCGCCAAAAGTACGA
This window encodes:
- a CDS encoding DUF6513 domain-containing protein, with amino-acid sequence MKQERILFVTGKLAEYSLREVLEKLAPQVGFEFEVIVLNVQVAALMHVPLVKRRLTVPDGINWVMLPGMCKGDLQVLIDHFGIPFKRGPKDHFDLPEYFGQEGKAPKDLSQYDIEILAEINHAPLMSNEEILQQAEHYRQNGADLIDVGCIPGESTKRAGEIVRMLVDSGYRVSIDSFDRAEVEAAVGNGAELILSCNQTNLDWVSKLGTEVVAIPNLPSDFDSLCTIVDQLVRSDTPFRIDPILEPIGFGFTTSLERYYRARKEFPDFEIMMGIGNLTELTEVDTAGINVLLAALCQELQIHSVLATEVINWACSAIREFDYARRLIKYAIENKSLPKHIHYQLVMLRDAKLNERGSDALSNLAQNIRDPNYRIFAEENQLHVMNRDGYWKGTDPYELFDQFLEANPKGLDASHAFYLGYEMCKAVTALTLGKQYQQDQPLNWGFLSQEEVSANERRRKQGEEPQCGPR
- the pabB gene encoding aminodeoxychorismate synthase component I codes for the protein MSGNISQDFSHQSLEQGGQVASQLPLVEELTPYPDVEQIFLEFAGDDSLLLLESARQTSSQGQFSYLMCNPLTRIQIQNTHYSADPFESFRDVYTQNLVESIPGLPPFQGGFAGLLSYELGQSWENFARASHDEFQLPDLAVGFYDWVIAWDHNQHRAWLIVQGFDQSLQTQDLNLAAERLKSLKTRIDTSNFNQHDRLAALSQSAFLHANKLPLNQLSPVYPVERNEEILSNFSKTQFLKQIEQIIEYIYAGDIFQANFSQRLLSRSTGHPAELYLNLRSKNAAPFAGYFGWDDWAVVSASPERFLNVSHQEVETRPIKGTRRRKFMPEADLLTRDELRESEKDHAENVMIVDLLRNDLSRVCKPGSIHVPHLCEVETYETVQHLVSEVRGQLKPGKTVWDLLAASFPGGSITGAPKVRSMEIIAELEPTVRGPYCGSLFYAGLNGEFDSNILIRTFTVRNGWIQFPVGGGIIAQSHPRLEYEETLHKAAGMIAALQK
- a CDS encoding 4a-hydroxytetrahydrobiopterin dehydratase; the protein is MTEDQILSEEQIQEFLNTHSEWELRDGWIRRKYSTPGWAHTLMLVNTIGYLAEAGWHHPDLSVGYAAVTVKLQTHRVKAITTKDTELAKKIEETVTWLPDDAAALDGFPKNWVR
- a CDS encoding PSD1 and planctomycete cytochrome C domain-containing protein, coding for MKRPLILFHPLLSSHVVKTVCHLIIFVLLAFPAMSLLEAANKIPADQIEFFEKEIRPVLVKRCYACHGPKKQEASLRLDSHAWMMKGSDSGKAVIPGDPLKSRIIQVIQYHDDDSQMPPDGKMPSREIAALTRWVKMGTPWPFSDKDPKAVPANGTYDFATLSKSHWAFRPVRNPELPKVKNQERVSSPVDLFVISRLEEKGLSLSPRLDRRKLIRRASVDLTGLPPTFQEVEAFVNDQSPDAYERLVDRLLASPRYGERWGRHWLDVARYADTKGYVFTSERRYPYSYTYRDYVIRAFNEDLPYDRFIQEQLAADQLDRKGDDRSLAALGFLTVGRRYRGNIHDIIDDRIDLVSRGLLGLTASCARCHDHKFDPVPIKDYYSLYGVFFSSYEPEEKDLPLIGKPKSEKAHKKYQAERAKRQKKLDDFIHEESEKFRAKARLTVADVLQAIVEKEKLANEKPQYEKEAPHRGYVALWQAFLKRKAKSYRAVFSPWMAFVSVKKENYPVGASEVIQKLASQEGETLPEKRFNRLIVHALKNNPPQSIYDVCRIYGNVFKEVEQQWLNTLETAKKAKAKLPDKLADKDAEEIRQILYHPESPTAVSDNLVQAGFNRAQRNKVRQFQKNIQTLDVTSPGAPPRAMVVYDKDKPITSHVHLRGNPGRRGEKTPRQFFRILAGEDRKPFQKGSGRLELSEAIASRDNPLTARVFVNRVWMHHFGQGIVRTPSNFGVRSDPPTHPELLDYLAYRFMEEGWSIKSLHKTIMMSATYQQGYQENRQANLIDADNRLLWKRSPQRLDFEAMRDSLLLVSGQLSEEQGGKSYLIDRIPTHPRRTVYGFVDRNNLPNIFRTFDFANVESSTAQRPFTTVPQQALFALNSPLVIEQSGLLVKDLSLEKMAADKGVDSAIEKLYQRVFQRKPSGEENDLGKAFLKHHRDQIKTPARMSGWEKYTQVLCTSNEFMFVD